From a region of the Argiope bruennichi chromosome 8, qqArgBrue1.1, whole genome shotgun sequence genome:
- the LOC129981115 gene encoding uncharacterized protein LOC129981115 isoform X1 gives MNFNFVPSVVHMASVKVVSNLLQNSEIGKVLNDDMRMLNPLHCSRRDRRDQWELTKMKILEKLPFLPSFISEEVGKIIHPMHNEVMLWLNDHNLYLSHLQGQFYVDYSLFCWKTTGMIDREQTAKKIVHSENFDISHRFIIACTYFFMDEILSLWDAMQESGIRISGRQINSAVNLWTKLLAEENAKSMEELIKDYFNPAQIRQPRILLRLSSYFRFLPLEYRMGYFLNDGFGVQADDFYLCLYQMNESECFEFFRAKPVFVLQRFLKWPFQSVFIKLATDISRHMVFTDFKAILDHIFNDFILEGYNYFELFKEFWNIIPDHYQSEIRKDETKFQIWKLILNCDSKKPTSEFFETLDQFHFQ, from the coding sequence atgaattttaatttcgtgCCGTCTGTAGTGCATATGGCTTCAGTGAAAGTTGTTTCGAATCTCCTACAGAACAGTGAGATAGGAAAGGTGCTAAATGACGATATGAGGATGCTGAATCCATTACATTGTTCTCGACGCGATAGACGTGATCAATGGGAATTAACAAAGATGAAAATATTGGAGAAATTGCCTTTTCTTCCATCTTTTATTTCGGAGGAAGTGGGGAAAATAATCCACCCTATGCATAACGAAGTTATGTTGTGGCTGAACGATCACAATTTGTATCTATCCCATCTCCAGGGCCAGTTCTATGTTGACTACAGCTTATTTTGCTGGAAAACTACTGGAATGATTGACAGAGAACAAACGGCAAAGAAAATTGTTCACAGTGAAAACTTTGATATCAGTCATCGTTTTATTATCGCCTGCACATATTTCTTTATGGACGAAATTCTGAGTCTTTGGGATGCGATGCAAGaatctggaataagaatttctgGAAGACAAATTAATTCTGCAGTGAATTTGTGGACAAAATTGCTCGCGGAAGAGAACGCAAAATCCATggaagaattaattaaagattatttcaatcCCGCACAAATAAGGCAACCTAGAATACTCTTGAGATTAAGTTCTTACTTTCGCTTTTTGCCGCTGGAATATAGGATGGGTTATTTTTTAAACGATGGCTTCGGCGTTCAGGCAGATGATTTCTATTTGTGTCTGTACCAAATGAATGAAAGCGAATGTTTCGAATTTTTTCGAGCAAAACCTGTATTTGTGCTCCAACGTTTTTTGAAATGGCCGTTCCAATCTGTTTTCATAAAGCTGGCGACAGACATATCGAGACACATGGTGTTTACAGATTTTAAAGCCATCTTGGATCacatatttaatgatttcattttagaaGGTTATAactattttgaactttttaaagaattctggAATATCATTCCCGATCATTATCAAAGTGAAATAAGGAAGGATGAGACAAAATTCCAGATTTGGAAACTGATTTTGAACTGTGATAGTAAAAAACCGACCTCTGAGTTTTTCGAAACTTTGGATCAATTTCATTTCCAGTAA
- the LOC129981115 gene encoding uncharacterized protein LOC129981115 isoform X2 encodes MEFNSVPSLLHITSVGIALRLLQDIEIEKMLDLDIMRPYRLNSFDRGRHDLWKLIEKTAMEKLPPLPPSLPIQVAKFIRQMHYEFVSWLLDHNLMSEEKGCCINYRKFICWKTDGTINRIKTAEKFIEDEEIEHPDRLIVACSYLFVCDILRLWRQRKVSGTENVTRAGNNSAVRVWMHLLTKGNKKHVHEVFRDFFRTECLSESDIPLRLSSYFRFLSLECRRDYLVNYSFAIHADDFRLCLFQMSEQERTELFQTMPRVVLMNYLNWPLQYLFLKMAKELVQYLDLADFENIMDGMLSFLFLNEYDYASLFKEFWTIIPDCFKVELRKDIKRFKPFEIILNYDRKLYSKSLVETLAEYCYE; translated from the coding sequence ATGGAATTTAATTCCGTGCCGTCACTGCTGCATATAACATCCGTGGGAATTGCTTTGCGTCTCCTACAAGACATTGAAATCGAAAAGATGTTGGATTTGGATATAATGAGACCTTATCGGTTAAATAGTTTCGATCGTGGCAGGCATGATCTGTGGAAACTAATAGAAAAAACTGCAATGGAGAAATTGCCTCCGCTTCCGCCTTCACTTCCGATCCAAGTGGCCAAATTCATCCGCCAAATGCATTACGAATTTGTATCGTGGCTACTGGACCATAACTTGATGTCCGAGGAAAAAGGGTGTTGTATTAACTACAGGAAATTTATTTGTTGGAAAACCGATGGAACTATCAACAGGATAAAAACCGCCGAAAAGTTTATCGAGGATGAAGAAATAGAGCATCCGGACCGCCTTATTGTGGCCTGCAGTTATCTTTTTGTTTGCGACATCTTGAGACTCTGGCGTCAAAGGAAAGTATCTGGCACAGAGAATGTGACTCGAGCGGGTAATAATTCAGCAGTGAGAGTCTGGATGCATTTGCTGACAAAAGGGAATAAGAAACATGTGCATGAAGTGTTCCGAGACTTTTTCAGAACTGAATGTTTAAGCGAATCGGACATTCCATTGAGGTTAAGTTCTTATTTTCGGTTTCTATCCTTAGAATGCAGGAGGGATTATTTAGTAAATTACAGCTTCGCCATACATGCAGACGATTTTAGGTTGTGTCTGTTCCAGATGAGTGAACAAGAACGCACAGAATTATTCCAAACTATGCCTAGAGTTGTGCTTATGAACTATTTGAATTGGCCACTTCAgtatttgttcttaaaaatggCGAAGGAATTAGTGCAATACTTAGATCTAGCTGATTTTGAAAACATCATGGATGGCATGTTGAGTTTTCTCTTTCTAAACGAATACGATTATGCGAGTCTCTTTAAAGAATTTTGGACCATCATTCCTGATTGCTTTAAAGTCGAATTAAGAAAGGATATAAAAAGGTTCAAACCTTTTGAAATAATCCTTAACTATGACAGGAAATTGTATTCGAAATCTCTTGTGGAGACTCTTgcagaatattgttacgaataa